The Syngnathus typhle isolate RoL2023-S1 ecotype Sweden linkage group LG11, RoL_Styp_1.0, whole genome shotgun sequence genome contains a region encoding:
- the cacna2d3 gene encoding voltage-dependent calcium channel subunit alpha-2/delta-3: protein MMLLRRACCVVSLPLCMLAGFSVLLLEVAAATQQGIPLSVVKLWASAFGGEIKSISAKYSGSQLLQKELWAITVPRPGSNSSSEASSPPTKGSGRINSRISCPGVWEEGGTTRVNPRRYGESIQTAFRKRLQAQNQGPPCPEKYKPPEKSVRVEEIDGVKLVKNLAVKMEEMFRKKAEATRRLVEAAEEAHHQHKENPDLQYEYFNAVLINEVDNEGNNVELGAEFLLEPNDHFNNLSVNLSLSVVQVPTNMYNKDPDIVNGVYWSEALNKVFVDNFERDPTLIWQYFGSAKGFFRQYPGVKWHTDENGVIGFDCRNRKWYIQAATSPKDVVILVDVSGSMKGLRLTIARQTVSSILDTLGDDDFFNIIAYNQNIHYVEPCLNSTLVRADRTNKDHFREHLDKLFAKGIGLLGQALTEAFTILSEFNQTGHGSVCNQAIMLVTDGATEMYDDVFEKYNWPERKVRIFPYLIGRESAFADNLKWMACANKGYFSQISTLADVQENVMRYLHVMSRPKVIDHEHDTVWTEAYVDSALSQAHKLNDKAGPSLTTTVAMPVFSTKNETKNQGILLGVVGTDIPLQELMKLIPKHMLGIHGYAFAITNNGYILTHPDLRPLYQEGQKRRKPNYSSVDLSEVEWEDKDDILRNAMVNRRTGTFSMEVKKTVDRGRRVLKMHNDYYYTDIKGTPFSVGVALSRGHGKFFFRGNVSVEKGLRDLEQPDVALADEWTYCNTEEQHEHRHLTQIQAIKLFMTGRRPNLMCDRELIKEVLFDAVVTAPLEAYWTGLALNKSENSDKGVEIAFLGTRTGLSRTNLFVAADQLSNQDFLTAEDKEGVFNADHFPLWYKRAAEQVPGTFVYSIPFSTALENKSVVLASTAIQLLDDRKSPIVAAVGLQMKLEFFQRKFWTACRQCTALDGKCSISCDSEDINCYLIDNNGFILVTEEQSQTGLFFGEVEGAVMNKLLQMGSFKRITLYDYQAICREYAGSSDSARTLSDPFTVVKWLLTELVIFLLEFNLYSWWNVDLSVKAQRSPGKTTMVPCDTEYPAFVSERTIKETTGNIECDGCVRSFVIQQIPSSNLFMVVVDNKCNCNNAPPVTMDPIEIMYIESLKCDRLKFQKDRKKPESCHPFHPEENAMECGSASRLYSPLTAALLPLIAASVSR from the exons ATGATGCTTCTTCGGCGCGCATGCTGCGTCGTCAGCCTGCCGCTGTGCATGCTGGCGGGCTTCAGCGTGCTCCTACTGGAGGTGGCCGCCGCTACCCAGCAGGGGATCCCGCTGTCGGT TGTAAAACTGTGGGCTTCAGCTTTTGGAGGAGAGATTAAATCCATTTCTGCCAAATATTCTGGATCCCAGCTGCTGCAAAAG GAACTGTGGGCCATCACAGTACCACGTCCCGGGAGCAACTCCAGCTCAGAGGCCTCCTCTCCCCCAACCAAAGGCAGCGGCAGGATTAATTCTCGAATCTCATGTCCCGGAGTGTGGGAGGAAGGCGGAACAACCCGAGTAAATCCACGCAGATACGGCGAAAGCATCCAGACAGCGTTTCGAAAGCGACTCCAGGCTCAAAACCAGGGACCACCTTGCCCTGAG AAGTACAAGCCACCAGAAAAATCAGTCCGAGTAGAAGAAATCGATGGTGTCAAGTTGGTGAAAAACCTGGCGGTGAAAATGGAGGAAATGTTCCGCAAAAAGGCAGAAGCCACCAGG AGGCTGGTGGAGGCTGCAGAAGAGGCACATCATCAACACAAAGAGAATCCAGACCTGCAG TACGAGTACTTCAACGCTGTGCTGATCAACGAAGTGGACAACGAGGGCAACAACGTAGAGTTGGGAGCAGAGTTTCTCCTGGAGCCAAACGACCACTTCAACAATCTGTCCGTCAACCTCAGCCTCAGCGTCGTGCAGGTGCCCACCAACATGTACAACAAAG ATCCGGACATAGTCAACGGGGTCTACTGGTCCGAAGCTCTGAACAAAGTGTTTGTGGACAATTTTGAAAGAGATCCCACTCTTATTTGGCAGTACTTTGGTAGCGCGAAGGGTTTCTTCAGGCAGTACCCTG ggGTGAAGTGGCACACGGATGAAAACGGGGTGATAGGCTTTGACTGCAGGAATCGGAAGTG GTACATCCAGGCTGCAACTTCACCCAAAGATGTCGTCATCTTAGTAGACGTCAGCGGCAGCATGAAAGGTCTGAGATTGACCATCGCCAGACAAACGGTCTCCTCGATTCTCGACACgcttggagatgatgatttctttAACATTATTGCG tATAACCAGAACATTCATTATGTGGAGCCTTGTTTGAATAGCACTCTGGTGCGGGCAGACAGAACCAATAAAGAT CATTTTCGGGAGCATCTGGACAAGCTGTTTGCCAAAGGGATTGGACTTCTGGGGCAGGCGTTGACCGAAGCGTTCACAATTCTCAGTGAA ttCAATCAGACTGGCCATGGGAGTGTGTGCAACCAGGCCATCATGCTCGTGACAGACGGGGCAACTGAAATGTACGATGATGTGTTTGAGAAGTACAATTGGCCCGAGAGAAAG GTACGTATATTCCCCTACCTGATTGGACGGGAGTCTGCGTTTGCCGATAACCTGAAATGGATGGCGTGCGCCAACAAAG gATATTTCAGTCAGATTTCCACATTAGCGGACGTTCAAGAGAACGTGATGCGGTATCTGCACGTCATGAGTCGTCCCAAAGTTATTGACCACGAGCACGACACCGTGTGGACCGAGGCTTACGTGGACAGCGCC CTTTCCCAGGCACACAAG ttaaaTGACAAAGCGGGCCCAAGTCTGACCACCACAGTTGCCATGCCTGTCTTCAGTACTAAAAACGAGACG AAGAATCAGGGTATTTTGTTGGGGGTCGTCGGAACAGACATCCCTCTGCAGGAGCTGATGAAGCTCATTCCCAAACATATG TTAGGCATCCACGGCTATGCCTTTGCCATCACAAACAACGGCTACATCCTCACACATCCCGACCTGAGGCCTTTG TATCAGGAGGGTCAGAAGAGGAGAAAGCCCAACTACAGCAGCGTGGATCTCTCAGAGGTGGAGTGGGAGGACAAAGACGACATT CTGCGCAACGCCATGGTGAACAGGCGGACGGGGACCTTCTCTATGGAGGTGAAGAAGACGGTAGATAGAGGG AGGCGTGTGTTGAAGATGCACAATGACTATTACTACACCGATATCAAAGGGACTCCATTCAG TGTCGGGGTAGCACTCTCGAGAGGACACGGCAAGTTTTTCTTCAGAGGAAACGTGTCCGTTGAAAAAG ggcTCCGCGATCTGGAACAGCCAGATGTCGCCTTGGCAGATGAATG GACGTACTGCAACACGGAGGAGCAGCACGAGCACCGTCACCTGACTCAGATTCAAGCTATCAAGCTCTTCATGACGGGTCGCAGGCCCAACCTCATGT GCGACCGAGAGCTGATCAAGGAAGTGTTATTTGACGCTGTTGTCACCGCTCCACTCGAGGCTTACTGGACCGGACTGGCTCTCAACAAGTCAGA GAACTCGGACAAAGGAGTGGAGATCGCCTTCCTGGGCACGCGCACCGGCCTGTCAAGAACCAACCTGTTTGTAGCTGCAGATCAGCTCTCCAATCA AGATTTCCTGACAGCCGAGGACAAGGAGGGCGTGTTCAATGCCGATCACTTTCCTCTGTGGTACAAGAGAGCGGCGGAGCAGGTCCCAGGGACATTTGTTTACTCCATCCCCTTCAGCACAG CTTTGGAGAATAAAAGTGTTGTTTTGGCAAGCACCGCAATTCAGCTCCTTGATGACCGAAAATCACCAATTGTTGCAG cTGTGGGGCTTCAGATGAAGCTTGAGTTCTTTCAGAGGAAGTTTTGGACCGCCTGTAGACAG TGTACAGCTCTGGATGGGAAATGCAGCATTAGCTGTGATAGCGAG GACATCAACTGTTACCTCATTGACAACAACGGCTTTATTCTTGTCACGGAGGAGCAATCACAG ACAGGGCTCTTCTTTGGCGAGGTGGAAGGTGCCGTGATGAACAAACTCCTCCAAATGGGCTCGTTCAAAAG GATCACACTTTACGACTACCAGGCTATCTGCAGAGAGTACGCTGGGAGCAGCGACAGCGCACGCACTTTGTCAGAT CCTTTCACTGTTGTCAAATGGCTCCTTACCGAACTTGTGAT TTTTCTCCTGGAATTCAACCTGTACAGCTGGTGGAATGTCGATCTGTCGGTTAAAG CTCAGAGATCTCCGGGTAAGACTACGATGGTGCCTTGTGACACAGAATACCCCGCCTTCGTCTCAGAGCGCACTATCAAAGAGACCACTGGAAACATTGAATGCGATGGCTGTGTCAG ATCCTTTGTCATACAGCAGATTCCCAGCAGCAATCTTTTCATGGTTGTTGTGGACAACAAGTGCAACTGCAACAACGCTCCACCAGTAACCATGGATCCAATTGAGATCATGTATATC GAATCCCTGAAGTGTGACCGACTGAAGTTTCAGAAGGACAGAAAGAAGCCGGAATCATGTCATCCTTTCCACCCTGAG GAAAATGCCATGGAGTGCGGTTCAGCTTCCCGTCTCTACAGTCCTCTCACAGCAGCTTTGCTCCCTTTAATAGCAGCCAGTGTCAGCAGGTGA